GAGAGACCACACCTTGGTGGCGAAGGATCTTCTCGCCGGAAAGGTCGACGAGGGGCTCGTGGAGGTCATCATGGCCCACAACCACGAGGTCACCGGCATACCGGTCGATAGCCGATTCAAGGTCGCCCTCATCGCCGCGGACGCGGCCTCCGGGCTGGTCATCGCCTGTGCCCTGGTGATGCCATCCAAGAGGCTTGCCGATGTCCAGTTGTCCTCATTGAGGAAGAAGTTCGGGAACAAGGACTTTGCCAAGGGCGTAAGTCGGGAGCGCATCATGCGCTGCGAGGAGCTGGGCATGCCTCGTGACGAGTTCCTGGAAGTTGCCCTGGACGGTCTGAATAAAGTCTCCGCCGAGCTTGGTTTGTGAGGCTCAGGCGATCAGGTCGCTCATCGCTCGCCCTTCTGCTCCTTCGTCTCTCCCTTCTCCCGCCTCTCCTTGTTGACGGTGGCGGCGGCGATGCGCTTGGCATCCTCCTCCGAGCGTCCTTCCTTTTCCTCCTCGGACTCTTTGATGTGCTGATACTGCCGCTCCTCTTTCTTGGTGAAATACTCGGGCATGGTCACCATCGAGCACTAAATGTGAGAGAGGGTCACATAAAACACGTCCCGGCCGGGGCAGGTACGGCGATAGGCTGCATGCCTGGCCTCTTGAATAATGGTGCCGTTGACGACAACGTGATCGTCGGCTTGAGCCGGGATCTACGCGAATATCGCACGACGGCAAACAGAATCACGTGATTGAGAACAAGTGGGGCCGGGGGAAGGAGTTGCACCTTCGAACGCGGACTTGCGGTCCACTCCATTGATGCTCTGGCACCCCGGCATGGTGTGACGATCGGGAAGTATTTCCCGGCCAGGTCACCCGCTGCCTCCTCAAGAGAATCGAATGACGTTATAAAACCCACCCCCACCAGTATCACCTTCGATATAATGGGCGAGGCGATGGCTCTACGGCATATCTGCGCGGTCAACCAGATGGGAGCCAGTTCCTCTGATCTCGAGCCCGGCACCGGCCTAGAATGTTCTCGGTCGTCGACCGCTGTTCCCCTGGAGACACCAATGGTCACTTATGTAGGATTGACGACCGAGAAGGTCCTTCGCGTGCTAAGATTTACAAAGAGTATATGTGAGCACAAGCGGTTGTTTGTTCTCCCGGCTGGCAGGGCTTCAAGTCCTTCGATTGTCGCCCAGGTTTCCTCCGTTGGCTCTATCGGCCGGGAGGTAACAAAAAAAGGCTGCGGTGGGGGTGGGGCGGCTTCGTCCCGCTCGCCCCACCGCCCTACTTCCTTCTGCGCACCATGTACACAACGAAACCGACCCCGATCACCGCGACGATCAATACCGCCGCTATCGGAACGAGGTCCAGGGACTGGCCGTCGGCGCTCTCAAGGCTAAGCGCTCCGATGTCCTTGGTGCCAGAGGCTGCGACATCGACGCTCATGGTCGCCACCCGGTAGCCGTCCTTGCTCACGGTGATGGTGAAGTGGCCGACCCCGAGTTTGTCGAAGAAGAAACGGCCATTGGCGTCAGTGGTCGTGGTCATGCCGTTGCTGAGCTTGACCACGGCATTGGCGACCGCTTTCCCATTGGCATCCCTGATAACGCCCGAGATGCTGCCATGGTCGCTGATGGTGGTGAACGACCAGCTCACGTTGAAAGAATCTCCCTTAGCGGTCTTGCCGGAGACGGTGGCCTCGTAGGTGGTTTCCGGGCTGAGGGTCGAGGACGGAGTGAAGGTGACATTGTCACCGTTCCACGACAGCGTGCCGGTGACGCCCTTGACGGTGAGGCTGATGGATCCCTTGTCCACAGGGTCAGTGAACGAGACGACGATGGCAGTGTCGTTCTTCACGTCGCTGCCAGTGGGAGTAAAGGTCATCGAGGGAGCATGCAGGTTCACGCTGAAGGTGACCGATGTCTTGGCCGAGTTGCCGGCCGCGTCAAACACCTGCACCCAGGCGGTATGCGATCCCTCGGAAAGGGAGGTGAAGGCCATCGACTCGCCGGTAGTATCGGCCCACGTCCCGTTGTCCATGGAGACCTGTGCCCTTATCACCCAGGTGCCTTTGTCGTCGGCATTCCACCCGATGGTGACCATGCCCGTGCTGTGTGTCGATTGCTGGGCAGGGGTCGTTATGTTCACCGTGGGAGAGACCATGTCCACGGTAAACGACGCCTCGGCCACCGTCTTCATGGTCTCGGTATTGGTCGAGTTGCTGGCGAGGCTGAATAACTGGTACTGTCCATCACTGGGAGCGATGAATGTGATGGGAGAGGTGCTGAACAGGCCGTCAGTGTGGGTGGCGTCGACGTAATGGGTCCACCCTCCCCCGTTGATGCGGTAGTAGAGAGAGACACGGTCGGCGTTGGTCCAGGTCACCGGCACCTGTACGGTCCGGCTACTGTAGTAATCGCTGATCCCGCTGCCGATATGAGAGGCGGGCGGATCGGCGAGCACGTTGGCCGCGTTCAGGCTCATATCATCGATGAGCGCACCGGGGTAGTCTTTGGTACCGGCCGCGGCGCTGGACTTGAACTCCCACTCCAGCCAAGTCGTTCCCGCCGGCAGGGAGACCGTCGCCAGCTGCCATCCGCCGCTGTCGGCCGAGGGCTGCTTCCAGACCATTGTCGTCGCCGTCCCGTTATTGGCGTTGACGCACAGGTAGTTCGAGGCGGTATCCGACGTCTTGGCCCAGTAATAGAAGCTGAGGGTCAGTCCCTCGAGGCGGGTGGGGTTGGATACCGTGTATCTCACCCACGAGTCCATGCCCGGGTCGGGGTAGCCGTTATCGATGTTCTTCTCGCCGTTGGGACCATTGCCCAGCTTGGCACAATAGAGCGCCGTGTATTCGGTGTGCGGACTGATGGTATATCCCACCGCCCGGGACAGGTTGCCGAACCATGTGGAATTGGCCCGGCACCACAGGTCGTCGTCATGGCCTGCGGCGTAGTCTCCACGGGACCACCCCAAGGACTCCCATTCCACGATGAAGTCCCCGTTGCCGTCGAAATTGGTCTCAAAAACCACTGCTGGCGTGGCGGCCTGAGTTACACTTACTGGTACTAGCACGATGAGTAGCATGGCGGTCAAGAGCACCGCTGAGGTTATGCCCCGTATTTGGCCCACGGATTGAATTAAGTCGAGCTTGAATTATTTAAGTTTAACTGATATTTTTCCTCAGCATCCTACTTCTTGCCGTCCATTCCTTCTTCTCCGGCCTGATTCCGGCACCCTTGTGCTTCATCCCCGCCTCCCTGTCGATCCAGGCGAAGATGATCACCGCCAGCAGCTGCACGCTCACTGATGCGGCGATCATCAGGGGAAGGCTGATGGAGTACAGCAACCCGGCCAGGGCGTTGCCCAGGAACCACATGATCCCGAAGATGGTGGAGAATGTGCCAAAACCCGCTCCCCGGCGGTCGGCGGGGACCAGATTGGAGACCGCCCCCCTGAGGATCGAACCCATCGCTCCCTGTCCCACTCCCCACAGCATGATGCCCAGGACCATGAGGCCAAGGTCGCTCGCGAACACCAGGGGCACGAAAAGAGAGGAAAGGGCGAACACCGCGACGATGGCGGTCATGCCCAGCCGGTCGAAGAAGTGGCCGAGGACCAATGCGCTGATGGCATCCAGCCCCATCGCCACAGCGTAGAGCACCGGGATCCAGAAGTCCTGCAGGTGATCGTTCGAACTCAGGTGATAGGAGATTAGCGGGAAGTCGATGTACGCCGCCGCCAGGAGGCCGGCCCCCAGGAGATATATCCAGAACAGACGGGGCAGTTTGCCTTTCTCCATCCTATGCTTGGTCGCGTGGGGCACCTCCAGGCCCATGGGGTGGGGGTACCACCGCCTCGACAGGAACAGGATGATGATGGCCAGGATCGCAGGGACGACCGTGATGCTGAACGCCGCCCCATATCCCATGTTCGCCTGCAGGATCAGGGCGACGACGATCGGTCCGATCATGGAGCCGACATCGCTCATCGCCTCGTGCAGCCCGAACGCTCTGCCCACCCCGCCCATCCCCTTGGCCGCGTGAGATATGATGGAGTCCCGGGCGGGGGCGCGAAGGGCCTGTCCCACCCGCTGGAAGACGATGAGGCCGAATGCCAGCTCCCAGTGATCGGCGAGGGCGAGCATGGGTACGGCAATGAAGTTTATGAGCAGTCCGGCCCCCAGCATCCTCCAATAATGATGAGTGTGGTCGCAGTACCAGCCAGAAGCCAGACGCGGAGTGTAAGTGACCAGGCCAGCGATCCCGGTGATCAGGGTCACCAGCGCCGCGGTGGCCCCCAGTGAACCGAGATAGGTGCCGACCACGCTGTAGTACCCGTCCGCGGTCATGTCCGCAAACAGGGAGATCGCCCCTATGAGAAAGACTAACTTGAATGCGTCGAGCTCATGAGAGTTGAGCTTCCATGTAGTGTGTTGATGTCGATACCCAAAGGTGATCCCATCCCCTGAACCGCCGACGCATTATTAACTTAGATATTAGCCGTTCGGTCCTGAGTCGCCGAGGCAGAGAACATCGATGAAAAGTATGGCCACAGGTTGGCTCAGACCAGAGCGGCATAGGCGCCCGAGTGCCCTACCCGTCTGCTCCTCATGTCCAGATAATGCTCGAAGGCGGTCTGGTTGGTGATGTTGACCGTGAGGACATATCCGTCCTCCTCCTCCCTTGCTCCCATGACCGCGCCCACTGGGTGATCATCAAGGCAGTATGATACACTCTCTCCGGCCATGAACTTCTCGTACATGGTCTTGGTGGACATGTCCCTGGAGGGAGAGGTAATTCTGAGAATCACGGGATTTAGAATTAATTATTAGTATAAATGTAATATGATGTAAATTTATCCTCTTGATAGCCAACCTGGGCTGCCCTTTAACATGCGCCTCTGGCGGCGAGGGGCAACAGGTTCCGGTAATTTGGATCGTCGTGATCTCTCCGTCATGCGGCAGGCGAACATGCCGTGGTATGAACGTCCATAGAAACCAGGCTTGATCGGGCGGCCACGGTTAGCAAAAGAATCTGGGGGATTGTCCCCCAGCTACTTCTTGAGTGGGACCGACGGCCTTTCCTCCTCATCGAAAGAAGCCTTGACATCGCGGGCCGTCCTTCTCGTCGGCAGGTAGTCCAAGTATTGCCTTATTGCCGTGACGACGAACTCCGAACGGGATTTGAACTCCCCGTTCTCGACCCACATGTCCATGTTGGTGACTAGAGCCTGAGGTACCCTGACGTTGATGATGGTCGTGCCTCTTCTCTTGTAAAAGGGCGCGATCGTGGCAGCTTCATCTGAGTTCTCTGTCATTATTATCTGGTTACCAAGGTAATACAACGGTATATAAAAATATGTGGGGCGATCAGCCCGGCCTGATATTTAAATTGATAGTAAAATGGCGTAAACATCGAAATTTGAACAGTAGGCTCTGGTTTATGCATTCTTTCATTCATTACGTGTGAGATTAACAGGTGTATCGGGGTCCTCGTCGCAGGGGTCCCGATCCCCATAAACGGCGTCTCAACCACCGACTGTCGGGAAAATGTGCGCTAGCGAGCCATATGGGTCTTAAGAAAATATAATAAAAAGGGAAGGGGGGCGAAGCCCCGTTCGTTCACTTCTTGCGCCGGACGAACCAGAACACACCAGCCACGGCAACGATCACCACGGCGATGATGCCGATGAGGACCAGCGGGTCGCTGAACCAGGAGCCGAAGCCGCTGCTCTTGACGGAGAAGGTGGTCTCGCCGACCAACACCTCACCATTGGAGTCGGTCGCTCTGATGGTCAGGGTGTGGTCCCCCTCCTTCAGCCCGGTGAAGGACACCGAGGTGTTGGCGGGGTCCAGGTTAGTCAACGCACCATCGTCCAGCTGATACTGCAGCGCCTTGACCGTCGTCCCGTTGAGGGCCACGGTGAAGTTCACCGTGACATCCCCGTTCGAGGAGATGACCGGATTCTCGAACACAATGCCGGGGGAGGCCTTGGACAGAGTTATCGTCGAGCTCTTGACGCTCTCGTTGTTACCTGCTTTGTCAGTGGCGTAGTAGTCGATCTTATACTGTCCGTTCTTGGCCAGGCCAACCGCGGAGGAGTATTCCATCCAGTTCCCGCCGTTGATGCGGTAGTGGATCGAGTCGATGCCCGAGACCGCGTCGGTTCCGGTGATGCTGAAGGAGACCGCGCCCTCGTAGGCGGAGCCGTCCCCTTTTCCGGAGAACTTGATGGTCGAGGTCGGGCCGCTCAGGTCGATGGTCGTCGAGGCTTCTGCTACAGTCTTGGCCCCCTCCATCACGTCCAGGTTGTCAGTGCCCCGGGTAAAGAACTCATAGGTCCCTTCCTTGGGAGCAGTGAACTCTATGGCCGTAGTGCTGTTGGGGAACTTACCGTCCGGCCTCAGCGAGGTCTCGTACTTCTTCCAGTCCCCGGTTCCGTCAACGCGGTAGAAGAGGTCTATCCACTTCATGCCCAGCTCAGGGTCGTTGGTGGAATAGCTTACGTTGAAGGTCAAGCTGTTCTCGTAATCGGGGAGAGGGTCGACCGCGGTCGACAGCGCCTGGGCCGGCAGCTTGTCGCTACCGATCACAGTGATGTCATCGAGGAACACGCCCTCCTTCATTCCTCCATTCACGATATTGACCCAGGAGGCGGGGCTAGAAGCGTCGCCGCCCTGAGGTGCAGTGGTCCCGGAAACGAACTCGAACCCAACCCTGGTGGAGTTGCTGGGGATGACAATGGACACCTGGGTCCAGGTCTTGGCCATCGCCTGGGCCTGAGTATCGGTCCACGCCACATGCTTGGTGAGAGTGGAGCCGGTTCCGGTGTAATAAATGAGGTTCAGG
The DNA window shown above is from Methanomassiliicoccus sp. and carries:
- a CDS encoding HD domain-containing protein, with translation MVSRESALALVREHVKKESNIKHMVAVGAIMREIAVRSGEDADRWELAGILHDIDMEVCSGMRDHTLVAKDLLAGKVDEGLVEVIMAHNHEVTGIPVDSRFKVALIAADAASGLVIACALVMPSKRLADVQLSSLRKKFGNKDFAKGVSRERIMRCEELGMPRDEFLEVALDGLNKVSAELGL
- a CDS encoding Ig-like domain-containing protein, which gives rise to MLLIVLVPVSVTQAATPAVVFETNFDGNGDFIVEWESLGWSRGDYAAGHDDDLWCRANSTWFGNLSRAVGYTISPHTEYTALYCAKLGNGPNGEKNIDNGYPDPGMDSWVRYTVSNPTRLEGLTLSFYYWAKTSDTASNYLCVNANNGTATTMVWKQPSADSGGWQLATVSLPAGTTWLEWEFKSSAAAGTKDYPGALIDDMSLNAANVLADPPASHIGSGISDYYSSRTVQVPVTWTNADRVSLYYRINGGGWTHYVDATHTDGLFSTSPITFIAPSDGQYQLFSLASNSTNTETMKTVAEASFTVDMVSPTVNITTPAQQSTHSTGMVTIGWNADDKGTWVIRAQVSMDNGTWADTTGESMAFTSLSEGSHTAWVQVFDAAGNSAKTSVTFSVNLHAPSMTFTPTGSDVKNDTAIVVSFTDPVDKGSISLTVKGVTGTLSWNGDNVTFTPSSTLSPETTYEATVSGKTAKGDSFNVSWSFTTISDHGSISGVIRDANGKAVANAVVKLSNGMTTTTDANGRFFFDKLGVGHFTITVSKDGYRVATMSVDVAASGTKDIGALSLESADGQSLDLVPIAAVLIVAVIGVGFVVYMVRRRK
- a CDS encoding MFS transporter produces the protein MTFGYRHQHTTWKLNSHELDAFKLVFLIGAISLFADMTADGYYSVVGTYLGSLGATAALVTLITGIAGLVTYTPRLASGWYCDHTHHYWRMLGAGLLINFIAVPMLALADHWELAFGLIVFQRVGQALRAPARDSIISHAAKGMGGVGRAFGLHEAMSDVGSMIGPIVVALILQANMGYGAAFSITVVPAILAIIILFLSRRWYPHPMGLEVPHATKHRMEKGKLPRLFWIYLLGAGLLAAAYIDFPLISYHLSSNDHLQDFWIPVLYAVAMGLDAISALVLGHFFDRLGMTAIVAVFALSSLFVPLVFASDLGLMVLGIMLWGVGQGAMGSILRGAVSNLVPADRRGAGFGTFSTIFGIMWFLGNALAGLLYSISLPLMIAASVSVQLLAVIIFAWIDREAGMKHKGAGIRPEKKEWTARSRMLRKNIS
- a CDS encoding ribbon-helix-helix domain-containing protein, giving the protein MTENSDEAATIAPFYKRRGTTIINVRVPQALVTNMDMWVENGEFKSRSEFVVTAIRQYLDYLPTRRTARDVKASFDEEERPSVPLKK